A single genomic interval of Palaeococcus ferrophilus DSM 13482 harbors:
- a CDS encoding ATP-binding protein, with the protein MKFYDRESEMTSLEKALEASRSRLVVVVITGRRRVGKTRLVREFFKRNGVKFLDFFVGVKSERLLMEDFSGEIREKLGYSPEFTTFRDLLQYLERISPEAVFFDEFQNVLRINPSMAFELQRFIDRNAEKPLLMVLSGSYLGMMKKLFASRKAPLYGRSSIFMELRPLKPSHVFRMLGDIGVEDAERKVAFYSLFGGVPKYYELLELLGEDEPLELLTKAVEYSTFIVSEGEGLLMDEFGKGYRTYFSILQAIAGGKNRLVEIANALGMKPGSVSKYLEALQDYYGLIEREKPILGGRRSRYVISDPFIKAWFSLIEPQRKNIEAGDIEAFRRFLEGRLESFLGRAFERTLKDILHELNGNLLTFDEIGPQWGRNYEIDLVAINREKKEATFIEAKWSRNVDGPREIGKLVAKSQLVPWKGERRYLLVARDFGRKCDDCMTVEELLPHLKP; encoded by the coding sequence ATGAAATTCTACGACAGGGAAAGCGAGATGACCTCCCTTGAGAAGGCCTTGGAAGCGTCCCGCTCAAGGCTCGTTGTGGTCGTGATAACCGGCAGGAGGAGGGTGGGCAAGACAAGGCTTGTGAGAGAGTTCTTTAAGAGAAACGGGGTGAAGTTCCTGGACTTTTTCGTTGGTGTCAAAAGCGAGAGGCTCCTAATGGAGGACTTTTCAGGGGAGATACGGGAGAAACTCGGCTACTCCCCAGAATTCACCACTTTCCGCGATCTCCTTCAGTATCTGGAGCGGATAAGCCCGGAGGCAGTTTTCTTCGACGAGTTCCAGAACGTCCTCCGGATTAACCCGTCAATGGCGTTCGAGCTCCAGAGGTTCATAGACAGAAACGCGGAGAAGCCGCTCCTCATGGTGCTGTCGGGTTCATACCTCGGCATGATGAAGAAGCTCTTCGCCTCGCGGAAGGCGCCGCTCTACGGGAGGAGTTCAATCTTTATGGAGCTCAGGCCCCTAAAGCCCTCCCACGTTTTCAGAATGCTGGGGGATATAGGGGTTGAAGATGCAGAAAGGAAGGTGGCCTTTTACTCCCTCTTCGGAGGTGTACCCAAATACTACGAACTCCTGGAGCTGCTCGGTGAGGATGAACCCTTAGAACTCCTCACGAAGGCCGTTGAATACTCCACGTTCATCGTTTCCGAGGGAGAAGGACTCCTGATGGATGAGTTCGGAAAGGGTTACAGAACATACTTCTCAATCCTCCAGGCAATAGCAGGGGGGAAGAACAGGCTCGTCGAGATAGCAAATGCCCTGGGGATGAAGCCGGGGAGCGTCTCCAAGTACCTCGAAGCTCTCCAGGACTACTACGGTCTCATCGAGCGTGAAAAACCTATCCTCGGCGGCAGACGCTCCCGATACGTCATAAGCGACCCATTCATAAAGGCCTGGTTTTCCCTCATCGAGCCGCAGAGGAAGAACATTGAAGCCGGCGACATTGAGGCGTTTAGGAGGTTCCTGGAGGGAAGGCTCGAAAGCTTCCTCGGGAGGGCATTCGAGAGAACCCTAAAGGACATCCTCCACGAGCTCAATGGAAATCTACTGACTTTTGACGAGATAGGGCCCCAGTGGGGCAGAAACTACGAGATAGACCTCGTTGCCATAAACAGGGAGAAAAAAGAGGCTACTTTCATCGAGGCCAAGTGGAGCAGGAACGTTGACGGCCCCAGAGAGATTGGAAAACTGGTCGCCAAGTCCCAGCTAGTTCCGTGGAAGGGCGAGAGGCGCTACCTACTCGTGGCAAGGGACTTCGGGAGAAAGTGCGATGACTGCATGACCGTTGAGGAACTGCTTCCCCACCTAAAACCTTAA
- a CDS encoding M42 family metallopeptidase, which yields MVDFELLKKIIEAPGVTGYEFLGVRDVVIEAFKPHVDEIKVDKLGNVIAHKKGTGPKVMLAGHMDQIGLMVTHIEKNGFLRVAPVGGVDPRTLIAQRFKVWIGPNEYIYGVGGSVPPHIQKPEERSKAPTWDQVFIDVGAESKEEAEEMGVKIGTVITWDGRLEKLGKHRLVSLAHDDRIAVYILVEAARQLAETDADIYFVATVQEEVGLRGAKVSAFGIDPDYGFALDVTIAADVPGTPEHKQVTQLGKGVAIKIMDRSVICHPTIVRWMEEVAKKHEIPYQWDILLGGGTDAGAIHLNKSGVPSGGISIPARYIHSNTEVVDERDVDAAVKLTVKVLEEIHELKL from the coding sequence ATGGTTGACTTCGAGCTGCTTAAGAAGATTATAGAGGCGCCGGGAGTTACCGGCTACGAGTTCCTTGGCGTCAGGGATGTGGTAATTGAAGCGTTCAAGCCCCACGTCGATGAAATAAAGGTGGACAAGCTCGGCAACGTTATAGCCCACAAGAAGGGCACCGGTCCGAAGGTCATGCTCGCGGGCCACATGGACCAGATAGGACTCATGGTCACCCATATAGAGAAGAACGGCTTCCTCCGCGTTGCTCCCGTTGGAGGCGTTGACCCGAGGACGCTCATAGCCCAGCGCTTCAAGGTCTGGATCGGGCCGAACGAGTACATCTACGGTGTCGGTGGATCTGTTCCTCCCCACATCCAGAAGCCCGAGGAGAGGAGCAAGGCCCCGACCTGGGACCAGGTCTTCATTGACGTTGGAGCGGAGAGCAAGGAAGAGGCAGAGGAAATGGGTGTTAAGATCGGCACCGTCATCACCTGGGACGGAAGGCTCGAGAAGCTCGGAAAGCACCGCCTTGTGAGCCTCGCCCACGACGACAGGATAGCGGTTTACATACTCGTCGAGGCAGCCAGACAGCTGGCGGAGACCGACGCCGATATCTACTTCGTGGCAACGGTTCAGGAGGAGGTCGGCCTTAGGGGAGCGAAGGTTTCGGCCTTCGGCATAGACCCGGACTACGGTTTTGCGCTCGATGTCACCATAGCGGCTGACGTTCCCGGAACTCCGGAGCACAAGCAGGTCACCCAGCTTGGAAAGGGCGTTGCGATAAAGATAATGGACCGCTCCGTGATATGCCACCCCACCATAGTCCGCTGGATGGAAGAGGTTGCCAAGAAGCACGAGATACCCTACCAGTGGGACATTCTCCTCGGGGGAGGAACCGACGCTGGAGCGATTCACCTCAACAAGAGCGGCGTTCCGAGCGGAGGGATAAGCATCCCCGCACGCTACATCCACTCAAACACCGAAGTGGTTGATGAGCGCGATGTTGATGCAGCCGTCAAGCTTACCGTCAAGGTTCTCGAGGAGATTCACGAGCTGAAGCTCTGA